The Cytobacillus sp. NJ13 sequence AAGCAAGTATGAGTGCGATCACCGCAATCAATGCAGAAATGAAGAAAGTGAAATTAATGCCATGCAGCATCGCTTCATTCATGATTTGCTGCTGCATGTCAGCTGCGGCTTGTGCAGATGGCTGAGCTGCACTGGCACTCATATTGGCCAGTGTGTCAGAAGCCAGTTCCTCTGCTTTTTCTTTCGTGCGGTTGTTCATGACGGTAATCAGCAGCGCGGAGCCAATGGCGCCGGATACCTGCTGCAGCGTATTATTCATAGCGGTTCCGTGCGGATTATTTATCGCCGGCAGCTGATTCAATCCATTTGTCATGACAGGCATCATGACCATTGACATCCCGAACATCCGAAAGGTATACAGCAGAACAAGGGTAGAATAGGCCGTATTCATGCCGATTCTGCTGAAGTAATAAGATGTTACAACGGTAATGGTCAGCCCAATCACCGCCAAAACTCTTGCCCCATACTTATCAAAGAGTTTCCCTGTAATGGGAGACATAATCCCCATGACAATCGCTCCCGGAAGCATCAATAGACCCGAATCCATTGGTGAAATTCCGCGGATGGTCTGTACATAGATGGGCATCAAAATCATCGCTGAAAACATGGCGACAGCTATCACAATTGAAATGGCCGATGAGAGGGCAAACATCGGATATTTGTAGATGCGAAACTCAAGCATAGGATCATCCATTCGAAGCTGACGGACTATAAAGGTAACTAAAGCAAGTGCCCCAATCGCAATCGTGCCGTACACGAGGGGACTAACCCATCCTTTTTCCCCTGCTGAACTAAAGCCATAAAGCAGCCCGCCAAATCCGATGCTTGATAATACCAGCGAGATGAAATCAAGCTTAATCGCTCTCTGCGGTGTGATATCTTTTAATTTAATGACTGCAAAAACTACGGTTATCAGGGCAATTGGCAGAACAAGGTCAAATAACATTCTCCAGCTGTAATGTTCAATCAGCCATCCTGAAAGAGTCGGCCCAATCGCTGGAGCCGTAATCATGACAAGACCAAACATCCCCATTGCTGCCCCTCTTTTTTCAACCGGAAATGCGGTAAGCATGACATTCATTAATAACGGCATCATAATCGCGGATCCTGAAGCCTGAATCATCCGAGCTCCTAATAACACACCAAATGCAGGCGCAATACTGGCCAGGAATGTTCCCAAAGTAAATAATGCCATGGCTGTAATAAATAACTTTTTATCAGAAAATCGCTGAATGAAGAACGCACTCGCCGGGATTAAAATCCCGTTAATAAGCATATAGCCTGTAGACAGCCATTGTACGGCAGTTGCATTCACATCGAACTCTTCCATAATGGATGGGAGGGCAACGTTCAGCAATGTTTCATTCAATATCGCAACAAAAGCCCCGATAAATAAAATGGCGATCATGCCATATGGCGGTTTGTTTTGAACCTCATTGGTTTCCTGCGACATATAGAATCAATCCTTCTTTCTATGTTAAATATAGATTTGTTTATCGGATACACCCAACCGGGTCAGACCTGAATGAAGCCTTCCCGCAAAACGTTTTGCAAAAACGGGCTCGGTGCCCCTGCGCTGTAAAGCTGCAAATCATGCATAGCTCTGGTGCAGGCGGTGTAGAAAACTCGGCGCAGGCTTTCATCACCATAGACATACTCGGACGCATCATAAATGATGACAGCATCAAATTCGATGCCCTTGGACAAATACGACGGTACGACCACCACTCCTTGTTCATATTCAGTCGAGTTGCTTTTCAAGAGTTTAATTCCATCGATGCCGGACAAGGCCTCATATGCACGTAAACTTTCTTCAGCCGATTTGCATATGATCGCAATACTTTTAAACCCTTGGCTTCGTAAATCCGCGACTTTAGAGGCGATGCAGCTGTGCAGCTCCACGTGACCGGCTACTTGTTTCAGCTCGGGCCGCTTGCCGCTGCGATCAAAAGGGATGATCCTTTCGCCGTTTGGTACAAGTCTTCGTGTGAATTCTATGATCGGCTTTGTGGAGCGGTAGCTTCGTGCTATATTAATCACTTCT is a genomic window containing:
- a CDS encoding DHA2 family efflux MFS transporter permease subunit produces the protein MSQETNEVQNKPPYGMIAILFIGAFVAILNETLLNVALPSIMEEFDVNATAVQWLSTGYMLINGILIPASAFFIQRFSDKKLFITAMALFTLGTFLASIAPAFGVLLGARMIQASGSAIMMPLLMNVMLTAFPVEKRGAAMGMFGLVMITAPAIGPTLSGWLIEHYSWRMLFDLVLPIALITVVFAVIKLKDITPQRAIKLDFISLVLSSIGFGGLLYGFSSAGEKGWVSPLVYGTIAIGALALVTFIVRQLRMDDPMLEFRIYKYPMFALSSAISIVIAVAMFSAMILMPIYVQTIRGISPMDSGLLMLPGAIVMGIMSPITGKLFDKYGARVLAVIGLTITVVTSYYFSRIGMNTAYSTLVLLYTFRMFGMSMVMMPVMTNGLNQLPAINNPHGTAMNNTLQQVSGAIGSALLITVMNNRTKEKAEELASDTLANMSASAAQPSAQAAADMQQQIMNEAMLHGINFTFFISALIAVIALILAFFIKRVKPHNENQTGEESAVKE